A stretch of the Streptomyces sp. WMMB303 genome encodes the following:
- a CDS encoding amino acid ABC transporter ATP-binding protein → MSTSVKKTESGGPMVRAERVCKSFGHVEVLKGIDLEVKTGEVFCIVGPSGSGKSTFLRCINHLEKINAGRLYVDGTLVGYREKGGRLYELRDREVAAQRRDIGMVFQRFNLFPHMTAVENVMEAPVQVKRTPRTEARKRAAELLDRVGLADKIDSFPAQLSGGQQQRVAIARALAMDPKLMLFDEPTSALDPELVGEVLDVMKALARDGMTMVVVTHEMGFAREVGDSLVFMDGGVVVESGNPRDVLTDPQHERTKSFLSKVL, encoded by the coding sequence ATGAGCACGTCGGTCAAGAAGACGGAGAGCGGCGGCCCGATGGTCAGGGCCGAGCGCGTCTGCAAGTCGTTCGGCCACGTCGAGGTCCTCAAGGGCATCGACCTCGAGGTGAAGACCGGCGAGGTGTTCTGCATCGTCGGTCCGTCCGGATCCGGCAAGTCCACCTTCCTGCGGTGCATCAACCACCTGGAGAAGATCAACGCCGGCCGGCTGTACGTCGACGGCACGCTCGTCGGCTACCGCGAGAAGGGCGGCAGGCTCTACGAGCTGCGCGACCGCGAGGTGGCGGCCCAGCGCCGCGACATCGGGATGGTCTTCCAGCGCTTCAACCTCTTCCCGCACATGACCGCGGTGGAGAACGTGATGGAGGCGCCCGTCCAGGTCAAGCGGACCCCGCGCACCGAGGCGCGCAAGCGGGCCGCGGAGCTGCTGGACCGGGTGGGGCTGGCCGACAAGATCGACTCGTTCCCCGCGCAGCTGTCCGGAGGCCAGCAGCAGCGCGTGGCCATCGCGCGGGCGCTGGCCATGGACCCCAAGCTGATGCTCTTCGACGAGCCCACCTCCGCACTGGACCCGGAGCTGGTCGGCGAGGTGCTGGACGTGATGAAGGCGCTGGCCCGGGACGGGATGACGATGGTGGTCGTCACCCACGAGATGGGCTTCGCGCGGGAGGTCGGCGACTCGCTCGTGTTCATGGACGGCGGTGTCGTCGTCGAGTCCGGCAACCCCAGGGACGTGCTGACCGACCCGCAGCACGAGCGCACCAAGTCGTTCCTCTCGAAGGTGCTCTAG
- a CDS encoding TIGR03620 family F420-dependent LLM class oxidoreductase, producing MAHHASLGRVGIWASALRTDDAARRPLVEEAAAELDELGYGTLWVGGSPSPDMAYRLLAATSRATVGTSILNIWEHAAPEVAARHAQLTDEFGGRFLLGLGVSHPETRSGHALDHPLAGRPRSAMRSYLDTLDNAPRPVPAAGRALAALGPKMLQLAAERSLGALPYLVTVEHTAEARDILGADPLLAPELKVVLQQPGADPAAAYATARDYLSRYLALANYRNSLLRLGFAESDFDGGGSDRLVDALFAIGDAETVRAKADAFLAAGADHIALQVVTAATGTDLPRAEWRALAEAMPLRD from the coding sequence ATGGCACATCACGCATCCTTGGGCAGGGTCGGCATCTGGGCCTCCGCACTGCGTACCGACGACGCGGCGCGGCGCCCTCTGGTCGAAGAGGCCGCCGCCGAACTCGACGAGCTGGGGTACGGCACCCTCTGGGTCGGCGGCAGCCCCTCGCCGGACATGGCGTACCGGCTGCTCGCCGCCACCTCTCGGGCGACCGTCGGCACCAGCATCCTCAACATCTGGGAGCACGCGGCTCCCGAGGTCGCCGCCCGGCACGCGCAGCTGACGGACGAGTTCGGCGGCCGCTTCCTGCTCGGTCTCGGCGTCAGCCACCCGGAGACGCGCAGCGGGCACGCGCTGGACCATCCGCTGGCCGGCCGGCCCCGGTCGGCCATGCGCTCCTATCTCGACACGCTCGACAACGCGCCGCGTCCGGTGCCCGCCGCCGGGCGTGCGCTGGCGGCGCTCGGTCCGAAGATGCTGCAGTTGGCCGCCGAGCGGTCGCTGGGCGCGCTGCCCTACCTCGTCACCGTCGAGCACACCGCGGAGGCCCGCGACATCCTCGGGGCCGACCCGCTGCTGGCCCCCGAGCTGAAGGTGGTCCTGCAACAGCCGGGCGCCGACCCCGCCGCCGCGTACGCCACAGCCCGCGACTATCTCTCCCGGTACCTGGCCCTGGCCAACTACCGCAACAGCCTGCTCCGGCTCGGCTTCGCGGAGTCCGACTTCGACGGCGGCGGCAGCGACCGGCTCGTCGACGCGCTGTTCGCCATCGGCGACGCCGAGACGGTACGCGCCAAGGCGGACGCGTTCCTGGCGGCGGGCGCCGACCACATCGCCCTCCAGGTGGTCACCGCCGCCACCGGCACCGACCTCCCGCGGGCGGAGTGGCGGGCGTTGGCCGAGGCCATGCCGCTGCGGGACTGA
- a CDS encoding zinc-binding dehydrogenase — translation MFAAYAARIDKEEPLSGLELGQRPEPKVPPGWMTVAVKAASLNHHDLWSLRGVGIGEEALPMILGCDAAGVDDDGNEVVLHSVIGQSGHGVGPREPRSILTERYQGTFAERVAVPQWNVLPKPAELSFEEAACLPTAWLTAYRMLFTNAGVSPGDSVLVQGAGGGVATAAIVLGAAAGLRVFATSREEAKRKRALELGAEAAVEAGTRLPHKMDAVLETVGAATWSHSVKSLRPGGTLVISGATSGPNPPATELNRIFFLELRVVGSTMGTKEELAGLLNFCAAKGIRPVIDSVLPLDRAREGFAKMAEGDLFGKVVLTV, via the coding sequence ATGTTTGCTGCTTACGCCGCTCGTATCGACAAGGAAGAGCCGCTCAGCGGGCTGGAGCTGGGGCAGAGGCCAGAGCCCAAGGTGCCTCCGGGATGGATGACCGTGGCGGTGAAGGCGGCGTCGCTCAACCACCACGACCTCTGGTCACTGCGGGGCGTGGGGATCGGCGAGGAGGCGCTGCCGATGATCCTCGGCTGCGACGCGGCGGGGGTCGACGACGACGGCAACGAGGTCGTCCTGCACTCGGTCATCGGGCAGTCCGGCCACGGGGTCGGCCCGCGCGAGCCCCGGTCCATCCTCACGGAGCGCTACCAGGGCACGTTCGCCGAGCGGGTCGCCGTGCCGCAGTGGAACGTACTGCCGAAGCCGGCGGAACTCTCCTTCGAGGAGGCGGCCTGTCTGCCGACGGCCTGGCTGACGGCTTACCGGATGCTGTTCACCAACGCCGGGGTCAGTCCGGGGGACTCGGTCCTGGTGCAGGGCGCGGGCGGTGGCGTGGCCACCGCCGCCATCGTGCTGGGCGCGGCCGCCGGGCTGCGGGTCTTCGCCACCAGCCGGGAGGAGGCCAAACGCAAGCGGGCCCTGGAACTCGGCGCCGAGGCGGCGGTGGAGGCGGGTACCAGGCTGCCGCACAAGATGGACGCGGTGCTGGAGACGGTGGGCGCCGCCACCTGGTCGCACTCGGTCAAGTCGCTGCGGCCCGGGGGCACTCTGGTCATCTCCGGTGCCACCAGCGGCCCGAATCCGCCCGCGACCGAGCTGAACCGGATCTTCTTCCTGGAACTGCGGGTGGTGGGCTCCACGATGGGCACCAAGGAGGAGCTGGCGGGGCTGCTGAACTTCTGCGCCGCCAAGGGGATCCGGCCCGTCATCGACTCCGTCCTCCCGCTCGACCGGGCCCGGGAGGGCTTCGCGAAGATGGCGGAGGGCGACCTGTTCGGCAAGGTCGTGCTGACGGTCTGA
- a CDS encoding cytochrome P450: MTECPLYDVPADPPELEFDPFLRAALQSPPSRIRLPHGEGDCWLVTRYDDVRFVTSDPRFSRDIVGRPTPRMTRHLIPLDRAVSFVDPPEHARVRSVVAPVFGSGAVERLRPRVRALVAELVDGMLAAGPPADVVRYVVSPLPLAVVGELLGVPPEDRTKVRDWASTLLTRASDEAAAERARQVKAAARQYFLGLAELRRSRPAGDLLTRMVAAVDAGRIDEEELLALATLIGLNGWHAVRNNTANMVYLLLIRPELRERLRTEPESLPRAVEELLRWIPHKHGVGQPRIATEDVEVGGVLVRRGEVVQVSYVAAGRDPRRFPDPDAVDIDRQGPPHLAFGHGPHHCVAPLLARMEAEELLSALLRRLPGLRPAVPAEEIAWQGSVLIRGPVGLPVTW, translated from the coding sequence ATGACGGAGTGCCCGCTCTACGACGTCCCGGCCGATCCGCCGGAGCTGGAGTTCGACCCGTTCCTGCGGGCGGCGCTGCAGAGCCCGCCGTCCCGCATCCGGCTGCCGCACGGCGAGGGGGACTGCTGGCTGGTCACGCGGTACGACGACGTCCGCTTCGTCACCTCGGACCCCCGGTTCAGCCGGGACATCGTCGGCCGCCCCACCCCGCGCATGACCCGGCATCTGATCCCGCTCGACCGCGCCGTCAGCTTCGTCGACCCGCCCGAACACGCGCGGGTGCGCTCCGTGGTGGCGCCGGTGTTCGGCAGCGGCGCGGTGGAGCGCCTCCGGCCCCGGGTCCGGGCGCTCGTGGCGGAGCTGGTGGACGGGATGCTGGCGGCGGGGCCCCCGGCCGACGTGGTGCGGTATGTCGTCTCACCGCTGCCGCTGGCCGTGGTGGGGGAGCTGCTGGGGGTACCGCCCGAGGACCGCACGAAGGTACGCGACTGGGCCTCGACGCTGCTGACCCGTGCCTCGGACGAGGCGGCGGCCGAACGGGCCCGGCAGGTGAAGGCCGCCGCCCGGCAGTACTTTCTGGGTCTGGCGGAGCTGCGCCGGTCCCGGCCGGCCGGCGACCTGCTGACGCGGATGGTGGCGGCGGTGGACGCCGGTCGCATCGACGAGGAGGAACTGCTCGCGCTGGCCACCCTGATCGGGCTCAACGGGTGGCACGCGGTGCGCAACAACACCGCCAACATGGTCTACCTGCTGCTGATCCGCCCCGAGCTGCGCGAACGGCTGCGCACCGAACCGGAGTCGCTGCCGCGTGCGGTGGAGGAACTGCTGCGCTGGATCCCGCACAAGCACGGGGTGGGGCAGCCCAGGATCGCCACCGAGGACGTCGAGGTGGGCGGTGTGCTGGTCCGCCGCGGCGAGGTGGTGCAGGTGTCCTACGTGGCGGCGGGCCGCGACCCGCGCCGCTTCCCCGACCCGGACGCGGTCGACATCGACCGCCAGGGCCCGCCGCACCTGGCCTTCGGGCACGGGCCGCACCACTGCGTGGCACCGCTGCTGGCCCGGATGGAGGCGGAGGAGCTGCTGTCGGCGCTGCTGCGCCGGCTGCCGGGGCTCCGGCCGGCCGTGCCCGCCGAGGAGATCGCCTGGCAGGGCAGCGTCCTGATCAGAGGACCGGTCGGGCTTCCGGTCACCTGGTGA
- a CDS encoding IS481 family transposase — protein sequence MPHRNAPLTETGRLRLARCVVEDGWPLRRAAERFQVSPTTAQRWAERYRLLGEAGMTDRSSRPRHSPRRTPTRTERRIIKVRLLRRWGPARIAHLLDLVPSTVHRVLTRFGLARLTHLDRATGRVIRRYEREHPGELVHVDIKKLGNIPDGGGHKVLGRQAGRKTRKNAGYSYIHTAVDDHSRLAYSEIHTDEKKDTATGFWARAHAYFTSVGITVERVLTDNGACYKSHTWRDTLAAAGITHKRTRPYRPQTNGKVERLNRTLLDEWAYARPYRSEQERRDAFPQWLHTYNHHRGHTALAGKPPASRVPNLTEQYI from the coding sequence GTGCCCCACCGTAATGCACCCCTGACCGAGACCGGACGTCTGCGTCTGGCCCGTTGCGTGGTCGAGGACGGCTGGCCGCTCCGGCGGGCTGCCGAACGCTTCCAGGTCTCGCCGACCACGGCTCAGCGGTGGGCTGAGCGCTACCGGCTGCTGGGCGAGGCCGGGATGACCGACCGCTCCTCGCGTCCCCGTCACAGCCCGCGGCGGACGCCGACACGGACCGAGCGAAGGATCATCAAGGTCCGCCTCCTGCGCCGGTGGGGCCCGGCCCGCATCGCGCACCTGCTGGACCTCGTGCCCTCGACCGTGCACCGCGTGCTGACGCGGTTCGGGCTGGCCCGGCTGACCCATCTGGACCGTGCGACCGGCCGCGTCATACGCCGCTACGAACGCGAACATCCCGGCGAGCTCGTCCACGTCGACATCAAGAAACTGGGCAACATCCCCGACGGCGGCGGCCACAAGGTCCTCGGCCGCCAGGCCGGCCGCAAGACCCGCAAGAACGCCGGCTACAGCTACATCCACACCGCCGTCGACGACCACTCCCGCCTCGCCTACAGCGAGATCCACACCGACGAGAAGAAGGACACGGCCACCGGCTTCTGGGCCCGGGCACACGCCTACTTCACCAGCGTCGGCATCACCGTCGAACGCGTCCTGACCGACAACGGCGCCTGCTACAAGTCCCACACCTGGCGCGACACACTGGCAGCGGCCGGGATCACCCACAAGCGAACCCGGCCCTACCGGCCCCAGACCAACGGCAAGGTCGAACGCCTCAACCGCACCCTGCTCGACGAATGGGCCTACGCCCGCCCCTACCGGTCAGAACAGGAACGACGCGACGCGTTCCCGCAGTGGCTGCACACCTACAATCACCACCGCGGACACACCGCACTCGCAGGCAAACCACCCGCCAGCCGCGTCCCCAACCTCACAGAGCAATACATCTAG
- a CDS encoding cupin domain-containing protein, with the protein MTFTGAAEPGSERRARPPSGLVVPPGQGRTLRTAAQQVTFKVTGQHSRAASSFEVVVPPGFDVGAHVHTRSEELFYVLEGELELLAFEPRVRTRDGWREWESAAGDRPVRATAGTTVLVPPGCPHAFANPTGSPARMFFQAAPPPDHERYFDELLDILAADGPPDEAAVAELRARYDIEQLTPLRHGPPPGPAPKEAPHRTEKG; encoded by the coding sequence ATGACCTTCACCGGAGCAGCGGAGCCCGGCTCGGAGCGCCGAGCCCGGCCGCCCAGCGGCCTGGTCGTACCGCCGGGTCAGGGCCGCACCCTGCGCACCGCCGCCCAGCAGGTGACCTTCAAGGTGACCGGGCAGCACTCCCGGGCCGCCTCCAGCTTCGAGGTCGTCGTACCGCCCGGCTTCGACGTGGGCGCCCATGTGCACACCCGCAGCGAGGAACTCTTCTACGTGCTGGAGGGCGAGCTGGAGCTGCTCGCCTTCGAGCCCCGGGTGCGCACCCGGGACGGCTGGCGGGAGTGGGAGTCGGCCGCCGGAGACCGGCCCGTGCGCGCCACCGCGGGCACCACCGTGCTGGTGCCGCCGGGCTGCCCGCACGCGTTCGCCAACCCGACCGGTTCCCCCGCGCGGATGTTCTTCCAGGCGGCACCGCCGCCCGACCACGAGCGGTACTTCGACGAACTGCTCGACATCCTGGCCGCGGACGGCCCGCCGGACGAGGCGGCCGTCGCCGAGTTGCGGGCCCGCTACGACATCGAGCAGCTCACCCCGCTCAGGCACGGCCCGCCCCCGGGACCGGCGCCGAAGGAGGCCCCGCACCGGACCGAGAAGGGCTGA
- a CDS encoding NADP-dependent malic enzyme yields the protein MAAEIVNQKDGLESDVIDPAFALHRGGKMAVQATVPVRDADDLSLAYTPGVAKVCSAIAEQPELVDDYTWKSQVVAVVTDGSAVLGLGDIGPGASLPVMEGKAILFKQFGGVDAVPLALDTQDTDEIVDTVQRLAPSFGGVNLEDISAPRCFEIEARLKEKLDIPVFHDDQHGTAIVTLAALRNAAKLSDRALGSLRAVISGAGAAGVAIAKILVEAGIGDVAVCDRKGVVSRDRGDLTQVKRDLAGFTNKGNRTGSLESVLEGADVFIGVSGGTVPEEAVARMAEDAFIFAMANPNPEIHPDVARKYASVVATGRSDYPNQINNVLAFPGVFAGALQVRATDITEGMKLAAAEALAAVVADELSADRVIPSPFDERVAPAVTSAVAAAARAEGVARR from the coding sequence GTGGCAGCGGAGATCGTCAATCAGAAGGACGGGCTGGAGTCGGACGTGATCGATCCGGCGTTCGCCCTGCACCGGGGCGGCAAGATGGCCGTTCAGGCGACCGTGCCCGTGCGGGACGCGGACGACCTGTCCCTCGCCTACACGCCGGGCGTCGCCAAGGTCTGCAGCGCCATCGCGGAGCAGCCCGAGCTCGTCGACGACTACACCTGGAAGTCCCAGGTCGTCGCGGTGGTGACCGACGGCAGCGCGGTGCTCGGGCTGGGCGACATCGGCCCCGGCGCCTCGCTCCCGGTCATGGAGGGCAAGGCCATCCTCTTCAAGCAGTTCGGCGGCGTCGACGCGGTGCCGCTCGCGCTGGACACCCAGGACACGGACGAGATCGTGGACACGGTCCAGCGGCTGGCGCCCTCGTTCGGCGGGGTCAACCTCGAGGACATCTCGGCACCCCGGTGCTTCGAGATCGAGGCCCGCCTCAAGGAGAAGCTGGATATCCCGGTCTTCCACGACGACCAGCACGGCACGGCCATCGTCACGCTGGCCGCGCTGCGCAACGCGGCGAAGCTGAGCGACCGCGCGCTGGGCTCGCTGCGCGCCGTCATCTCCGGCGCGGGCGCCGCCGGGGTGGCCATCGCGAAGATCCTGGTGGAGGCCGGTATCGGAGACGTGGCGGTCTGCGACCGCAAGGGCGTCGTCTCCCGCGACCGCGGCGACCTCACCCAGGTCAAGCGGGACCTGGCGGGCTTCACCAACAAGGGGAACCGCACCGGTTCCCTGGAGTCGGTGCTCGAGGGCGCCGACGTGTTCATCGGCGTGAGCGGTGGCACGGTGCCCGAGGAGGCCGTCGCGCGGATGGCCGAGGACGCCTTCATCTTCGCCATGGCCAACCCGAACCCGGAGATCCACCCGGACGTGGCGCGCAAGTACGCGTCCGTGGTGGCCACCGGCCGCAGCGACTACCCGAACCAGATCAACAACGTGCTGGCGTTCCCGGGCGTCTTCGCCGGAGCCCTGCAGGTGCGCGCCACGGACATCACCGAGGGCATGAAGCTGGCCGCCGCCGAGGCGCTGGCCGCCGTGGTGGCCGACGAGCTGAGCGCGGACCGGGTGATCCCCTCACCCTTCGACGAGCGCGTCGCCCCGGCCGTGACCTCCGCGGTGGCGGCGGCGGCCCGCGCGGAGGGTGTCGCCCGCCGCTGA
- the sodN gene encoding superoxide dismutase, Ni, which produces MLSRLFAPKVQVSAHCDLPCGVYDPAQARIEAESVKAVQEKYQANDDPHFRTRATVIKEERAELAKHHVSVLWSDYFKPPHFEKYPQLHQLVNDTLKALSAAKGSTDPATGQKALELIAEIDKIFWETKQG; this is translated from the coding sequence ATGCTCTCCCGACTGTTCGCCCCCAAGGTGCAGGTCAGCGCCCATTGTGACCTGCCCTGCGGTGTCTACGACCCGGCGCAGGCCCGGATCGAGGCCGAATCCGTGAAGGCCGTTCAGGAGAAGTACCAGGCCAACGACGACCCGCACTTCCGGACGCGGGCCACCGTCATCAAGGAGGAGCGCGCGGAACTCGCCAAGCACCACGTCTCGGTGCTGTGGAGCGACTACTTCAAGCCGCCGCACTTCGAGAAGTACCCGCAGCTGCACCAGCTGGTGAACGACACCCTCAAGGCGCTCAGCGCGGCCAAGGGCTCCACCGACCCGGCCACCGGGCAGAAGGCGCTGGAGCTCATCGCCGAGATCGACAAGATCTTCTGGGAGACCAAGCAGGGCTGA
- a CDS encoding amino acid ABC transporter permease has product MTPPTTDKIPSGGAPPSKDAPEAIKAIPVRHYGRYVSAVVVLALLALLIRAFATAEGLRWQAVGDFFFNDQILEGVRNTLVVSVLSMLMGLVLGIVLAVMRMSKNPVTSSVAWGYIWFFRGTPVYVQLLLWFNLALIFPVLNLMPLYKDEMTDVMTPFMAALLGLGLNEAAYMAEICRAGIQSVDEGQTEASQALGMTQGQNMRRIVLPQAMRVIVPPTGNEFINLLKTSSLCSVVMYEELLRKAQNIGNTSSAVVEMLLVATIWYLVITSIFSVGQYYLERRYARGSLRQLPETPWQRVRKNVFAFGRGTGSGAQGA; this is encoded by the coding sequence GTGACACCACCCACCACCGACAAGATCCCCTCCGGCGGGGCACCTCCGTCGAAGGACGCACCGGAGGCCATCAAGGCCATCCCCGTACGGCACTACGGGCGGTACGTCTCCGCCGTCGTGGTCCTCGCGCTGCTGGCGCTGCTGATCCGCGCCTTCGCCACCGCGGAGGGGCTGCGCTGGCAGGCGGTGGGGGACTTCTTCTTCAACGACCAGATCCTCGAGGGCGTCCGGAACACGCTGGTCGTCAGCGTGCTCTCGATGCTCATGGGGCTGGTGCTGGGGATCGTCCTGGCCGTCATGCGCATGTCGAAGAACCCGGTGACCTCGTCCGTCGCCTGGGGCTACATCTGGTTCTTCCGCGGCACGCCGGTCTACGTGCAGCTGCTGCTCTGGTTCAACCTGGCGCTGATCTTCCCGGTGCTGAACCTGATGCCCCTCTACAAGGACGAGATGACCGACGTCATGACCCCGTTCATGGCGGCGCTCCTCGGCCTCGGGCTGAACGAGGCGGCCTACATGGCGGAGATCTGCCGGGCGGGCATCCAGTCGGTGGACGAGGGACAGACCGAGGCGTCCCAGGCGCTGGGGATGACCCAGGGCCAGAACATGCGGCGCATCGTCCTCCCGCAGGCGATGCGGGTGATCGTGCCGCCCACCGGCAACGAGTTCATCAACCTGCTGAAGACCTCCTCGCTCTGTTCGGTCGTGATGTACGAGGAACTGCTGCGCAAGGCGCAGAACATCGGCAACACCTCCAGCGCCGTCGTCGAGATGCTGCTGGTCGCCACCATCTGGTACCTGGTCATCACGAGCATCTTCAGCGTGGGCCAGTACTACCTGGAGCGGCGCTACGCGCGCGGCTCCCTGCGCCAACTGCCCGAGACCCCGTGGCAGCGCGTACGCAAGAACGTCTTCGCCTTCGGGCGCGGTACCGGATCGGGGGCGCAGGGCGCATGA
- the sodX gene encoding nickel-type superoxide dismutase maturation protease — MPERRPQRGPSHGTERREGDRNEGPLKRIGLAEVYNPSMRPTLLPGDQLVVGYGAAVRPGDVVVLRHPFQHDLLIVKRAVERRPGGWWVRGDNPRVKNDSREFGAVPDDLVVARAWLRVRPPRGAQRSPGSVVRWAVSAVRPLVGPLRSRPPAGSGVPSEAAGLLSRRLRAR, encoded by the coding sequence ATGCCGGAGCGTAGGCCGCAGCGCGGGCCGAGCCACGGGACGGAGCGCCGGGAGGGGGATCGGAACGAGGGGCCGCTGAAACGGATCGGGCTGGCCGAGGTCTACAACCCCTCGATGCGGCCGACCCTGCTGCCCGGCGACCAGTTGGTCGTCGGCTACGGGGCCGCCGTGCGTCCGGGGGACGTCGTGGTGCTGCGCCATCCGTTCCAGCACGACCTGCTCATCGTCAAACGCGCGGTCGAACGGCGCCCCGGCGGGTGGTGGGTGCGCGGTGACAACCCCCGGGTGAAGAACGACAGCCGGGAGTTCGGCGCGGTTCCGGACGACCTGGTCGTGGCCCGGGCCTGGCTGCGGGTGCGCCCGCCGCGCGGGGCTCAGCGCTCGCCGGGTTCCGTGGTGCGCTGGGCGGTCTCCGCCGTGCGCCCGCTGGTCGGCCCGCTGCGGTCGCGGCCGCCCGCGGGGTCCGGCGTGCCCTCGGAGGCGGCCGGGCTGCTCTCGAGGCGTTTGCGGGCCCGGTAG
- a CDS encoding ABC transporter substrate-binding protein, translating to MTASRRMTAGRAARTAARRAGIIPVALLAGGALLLTGCGDQTEGADGGSSGEKAELSSKLPDRIRSAGVIKVGTDAAYKPMEFKEGADIVGLDPDLAKAMGEKLGVRFEFTNGTFDGLITSMQTGRFDMIMSSMTDTKDRQEGLDDKGKKAGKGVDFVDYLSAGSSILVKKGNPDKIDSVDQMCGKKVATQRGTTSHEILKTQTKKCVEDGKKKIGIEAYNTDDEARVRLKAGGVVADISDFPVAANAAKSGSDFEVVGDQMQSAPYGMAVAKDNKQLRDALRAAMDAIIEDGSYKKALEKWGVEDGGVKKAAINGGS from the coding sequence ATGACCGCTAGCAGGCGCATGACCGCCGGCCGGGCCGCACGTACGGCCGCTCGACGCGCCGGGATCATCCCCGTCGCCCTCCTCGCCGGCGGCGCCCTGCTGCTGACCGGCTGCGGCGACCAGACCGAGGGTGCCGACGGCGGCAGCTCCGGCGAGAAGGCCGAGCTGAGCTCGAAGCTGCCCGACAGGATCCGCAGCGCCGGCGTCATCAAGGTCGGCACCGACGCCGCGTACAAGCCGATGGAGTTCAAGGAAGGGGCCGACATCGTCGGTCTGGACCCCGACCTCGCCAAGGCGATGGGAGAGAAGCTGGGGGTCCGCTTCGAGTTCACCAACGGAACCTTCGACGGTCTGATCACCTCCATGCAGACCGGCCGCTTCGACATGATCATGTCGTCGATGACGGACACCAAGGACCGCCAGGAGGGCCTGGACGACAAGGGGAAGAAGGCCGGCAAGGGCGTCGACTTCGTCGACTACCTCTCCGCCGGCTCCTCGATCCTGGTGAAGAAGGGCAACCCGGACAAGATCGACTCCGTCGACCAGATGTGCGGCAAGAAGGTGGCCACCCAGCGCGGCACCACCTCGCACGAGATCCTCAAGACGCAGACGAAGAAGTGCGTCGAGGACGGCAAGAAGAAGATCGGCATCGAGGCGTACAACACCGATGACGAGGCCCGGGTGCGACTGAAGGCCGGCGGTGTCGTCGCCGACATCTCGGACTTCCCGGTCGCCGCCAACGCGGCCAAGTCCGGCTCCGACTTCGAGGTCGTCGGTGACCAGATGCAGTCCGCCCCCTACGGCATGGCCGTCGCCAAGGACAACAAGCAGCTCCGTGACGCCCTCCGGGCCGCGATGGACGCGATCATCGAGGACGGCTCGTACAAGAAGGCGCTGGAGAAGTGGGGCGTCGAGGACGGCGGCGTCAAGAAGGCCGCGATCAACGGCGGTTCCTGA